The following are encoded together in the Vigna angularis cultivar LongXiaoDou No.4 chromosome 9, ASM1680809v1, whole genome shotgun sequence genome:
- the LOC108320151 gene encoding proteasome subunit alpha type-4, producing the protein MSRRYDSRTTIFSPEGRLYQVEYAMEAIGNAGTAIGILSKDGVVLVGEKKVTSKLLQTSTSTEKMYKIDDHVACAVAGIMSDANILINTARVQAQRYTYAYQEPMPVEQLVQSLCDTKQGYTQFGGLRPFGVSFLFAGWDKNFGFQLYMSDPSGNYGGWKAGAIGANNQAAQSILKQDYKDDITREEAVQLALKVLSKTMDSTSLTSEKLELAEVFLSPSGKVKYEVCSPESLTKLLVKFGVTQPATDTA; encoded by the coding sequence ATGTCTCGAAGATATGATAGCCGAACAACAATCTTCTCTCCTGAAGGACGTCTTTACCAAGTGGAATATGCAATGGAAGCTATTGGTAATGCCGGTACTGCAATAGGGATCTTATCGAAAGATGGAGTTGTGCTGGTTGGTGAAAAAAAGGTCACATCCAAGCTGCTCCAAACCTCAACCTCCACTGAGAAAATGTACAAGATTGATGATCATGTTGCATGTGCCGTGGCTGGGATAATGTCCGATGCCAACATTCTGATCAATACTGCAAGGGTCCAAGCACAACGCTACACTTATGCTTATCAAGAGCCAATGCCAGTTGAGCAGCTAGTTCAATCTCTCTGTGATACCAAGCAAGGTTACACCCAATTTGGTGGTCTTAGGCCATTCGGGGTCTCATTTCTGTTTGCAGGATGGGACAAAAACTTTGGCTTTCAGCTTTACATGAGTGACCCTAGTGGAAATTATGGTGGCTGGAAAGCTGGAGCCATTGGGGCAAATAACCAGGCAGCACAATCAATACTGAAACAGGACTACAAGGATGATATCACAAGAGAAGAAGCAGTTCAACTTGCACTGAAGGTTTTAAGTAAAACCATGGACAGCACAAGTCTGACTTCAGAAAAGCTTGAACTTGCTGAGGTTTTTCTGTCACCCTCTGGTAAAGTGAAGTATGAAGTTTGCTCCCCAGAGTCCCTCACTAAGCTGTTGGTGAAGTTTGGTGTAACCCAACCTGCAACAGACACTGCGTAG